A window of bacterium genomic DNA:
TTCAGCATTCCGCAGCTCACGTTTCAACGCAAGTTCGATGAAGCAATTCTGCGGACCTTGCGGCAGTGGCAGCCGCAGTTGTTGGTGGTGATCGGCTGGTATCATCTCATACCTGCAAGCGTGCGGGCGCTGGCGCCGCTGGGCGCGGTTGGCGTGCACTGGTCGTTGCTGCCGAAGTATCGCGGCGGCTCGCCGCTGGTGTGGGCGATGCTGCAGGGCGAGGCGGAGACCGGCGCCTCGCTGTTCTATTTGGCAGATAAGGTCGATACCGGCCGCATTGTCGCGCAGGAGGCGGTGGCGATCGGCGCGGATGATGACGTGCGACAAATGATTTCCAAGCTCAACTTGCTTTCAGGCCGGCTCGTGGTTGAACACCTGCCGCGCGTTTTGCAGGGCAGCGCGAGTTCGTGGCCGCAAGATGAAGCCGCCGCCACCTATTTCCGGCCGCGCGCGCCGGCTGACGGCGAAATTGACTGGCGCTGGCCGGCACAGCGCCTCTATGATTTCATTCGCGCGCAAACCCTACCTTATCCCTGCGCCTTCACGTTTCACCGCGGCCAGCGCGTGCGCCTCGTCAAAGCCACGCTCTCGCCGCGCCGCGGTGCACATACTGCCGTGCGCGCCGGCGACGGCCGGTGGCTCGGCCTGGAAACCATTCTGGCAGAAGAGGAAACAGAAGTGAGAAACGCGCGCGATTTTTTTGGCGAAGATGAAATCGTTTTCGAAAATCCGCAGGCTGCGCAACTGAGCTGAGGGCGATCAGGCCGGTGCATAGAACAAACGCAGAATCGCATCACGCGGGTTTTGTGACAGAATAATCGGGCAGCCCACTGCTGAGAATTTCGCCCGTGCCTCATTTCGTCAAAGGTCTGGTTGAGGCAGTTCGAAGGGCTTTGGTTTTCAACTGATTTGAGAAGGCGCTGGTAGATTTCCACCATGCAAACATCCTGTTCCATCAAGAGCAAAGCCATTCTCGTAACCGGTGGCGCCGGTTTCATCGGCAGTCACTTGGTCGATGCCCTGCTGGCCGGCGGCGCCGCTGCCGTGGTCGCGGTTGACAATCTTTTCCTCGGCAGCCTGGAGAATTTGACGCAGGCGCGGCAGTCCTCGCGGTTTCATTTCTACCGGGAAGATGCCGCGGAACTCTCCGCGCTCGATCATCTCATCACCAAACATCGCGTCGAGGTGGTTTTCAATCTCGCCACCAAGGCGCTGCTGTACAGTTTCACCAATCCGGAAGGCGCCTATCTGGTGAATGTCGAGATCATGGCGACGCTGCTCTATCTGCAGCGCAAGGGCGCCTTTCAGACGTTGATTCATTGTTCGTCCTCGGAAGCGTACGGCAGCGCGCAAACGTTTCCGATGGATGAGAGCCACCCGTACGCGCCGGCCACGCCCTATGCCGCCGGCAAGGCCGCGGCGGATTTGATGGCGCTCAGCTACGCGCACACGTTCGGCGCCGATCTCGCCATCATCCGGCCCTTCAACAATTACGGTCCGCGGCAGAATTGCGATCGCGGCCTGGAAGCGGTGATTCCACTGACTGCGGCACGCCTGCTGCGCGGCGAGCAACCGGTGATCTACGGCGACGGTTTGCAGACGCGCGACTTCATTTTCGTGGCCGACACCGTGGCCGGCTTGATTGCCGCCTATGAGATTCCGGCGGCGCGCGGCCAGGTTATGAACCTGGCCTCGGGACGCGAGATCAGCATTGCCGAGGTGATGCGTGGCATTTGTGAGTATTTTGGCTATGACGGACCCATCGAATACCGGCCCGCGCGGCCGGCAGACGTGCGCCGCCATCGCGGTGACATTCGTCGCGCGCAGGAATTGCTGGGCTTCGCGCCCGCCGTCAGTTTCGAGGAAGGGTTGCGCCACACGCTGGATTGGTACACCCACGTGCAGCCGCAAGAACGTGCGTTGGCAACGCATGCCGAGTGAAGACGGTGGGATTGGCGCGGCACGGCAAGCTGCAACCACGGCTGCAATGGTCTGTTTGAAATTGAATCATCGTCCCCGATAAGGCTCCCCACTCCCTGAGGCAGGAAGAGAGACCATGAAAAATGTGACCCCGAAAGACGTGTTCATCCATGAAACCGCGGTTGTTTCCGCTCACGCCACCATCGGCGAGGGCACCAAAATCTGGCATTATGTGCATGTGCGCGAAGGCGCGAAAATCGGCAAGCACTGCGTGCTCGGCAAGGACGTTTATGTCGATCACTATGTCACCATCGGCGACGGCGTCAAGATTCAAAATGGTGTCTCGGTTTATCACGGCGTGACGTTGCAGGACGAGGTCTTCGTCGGCCCCAATGCCGTGTTCACCAACGACCTGCTGCCGCGCTCGCATCACACCACCTGGCGCGTGGTGGAAACAGTGGTGGAAAAGGGCGCTTCCATCGGCGCCAATGCCACGATCGTGTGCGGCGTACGTTTGGGGGAATACTGCATGATCGGCGCCGGTACCGTGGTGCTGAAGAACGTGCCGCCGCATGCGCTGGTGGTGGGCAATCCCGGCCGCCTCATCGGCTACGTGTGCGCCTGCGGCCATCATTTGCATCGCGACTATCACATCGCCAACACCAATCTCTTTCAATTCGTCTGCGTCTCCTGCAAGCGCGCCTATGCCCTGCCTGGCCTGGGTGAGCAGCGGCCGGAGGTGTTGCGCACCGGCGTGGACGGCATTCGCTTCGTGCACCACAATTTCGATGAGGACACCCACACGGCGGTGGCGAGCGTGCTGCAATCTGGTTGGGTGGCAGGCTGCGGCAGCGAATCCGCGCGTTTCGAGAAGAAGCTGGCGGAACTGTCACACTGCGAGCATGCGGTGGCGATGAACAGTTGCACCTCGGCTCTGTTCGCGGCGCTGCTCGCGCTGGAGATCGGCCCCGGCGACGAAGTGCTGGTGGCGGATTTTTCCTTTCCCGCCTCCGGCATGGCAGTCAGGCACGCCGGCGCCCAGCCGCGCTTCGTCGATGTTCGCCTCGACACTTACAACCTCGATTTGGACAAGCTCGAAGCGCTGCGCACGGCCAACACCAGGGCGGTGATGGTGGTGCACACCTTCGGCCAGATGGCACCGATGCGCGAGTTGCAGACTTGGTGCCGGGCGCGCGGCTTGGCGCTCATCGAAGACGCGGCCTGCGCCATCGGCGCGAACCACGGCGGCGTGGCGCCCGGCGAATGCGCCGACCTGGCCTGCTATTCTTTTCACGGCCGCAAGATCATCACCACCGGCGAAGGCGGCGCCGTGGTCACCAACAACGCCGCGCTGTACCGCCGGCTGCGGGAAATTTCCTCGCTCGGCGTCGACGCTTCGGACAAATACAAAGCCGGCGGACCGCTGCGCTATCGGTTTCATCACCTCGGCTACAACTTCAGAATGAGTGACATCAATTGCGCCATCGGGTTGCAGCAACTGCGCCATTTGCCCGCGCTGCTCGAACGCCGCCAGGAGTTTGCCGCGCTCTACCGTGAACGGCTGGCCGGCATTGCGGAATTGACGCCGCCGTATGCCGATCCCGATGCCTTTCACACTTACCAAGCTTTTGTCTGCCGGGTGAAAGAAGAAAGGCTGCGTGATCATTTGATGGCGGAGCTGAAGAAGCAAAATATTCACACCACCATCGGCACCTACGCGCAGCATAGCGAGCCGGTGTTCGCTTCGCAAGAAATTTGCCCCAACTCCCGGCAGCTTTATGAGACGACGCTGGCCCTGCCGTTTCATTCGTTTTTGGGAAAGGCGCAGGTGGAGTATGTGGCGGAGCAGGTGAAGCGCGCCGTTGCCGAGCGGGATTAGGCCATCGGGCGCTCAAAGTCAGAATAAAATTCCAAGAGATTCTTGACCACAAAGCAACCGCTTGCGCCGCGGAGAGCGCAGAGTTTCAAGATCGAGAGAGTCCTTCTCGGCGGTCTCCGCGTCTCGGCGGTGAGTTGTTGAGTTGATTGACACGGGAGTGTGCCCCAATCTTCACAAGATCCTTGCTGGATGACAACTGGATGACAGTGGTGGTGGATACCTCGTGCGAGACAACAGTGTACGAAGGGGGATTATCGCTGCCCGCGGGCTTCAGGTTTCAGCTTGTCTGATGCCTGGCGTAGGAGTTTGACTCGCTGAAATTGCAGGCAGCGCTTGGCCCTCAATGCGCGCCAAAGCAAAAGAGCCAATCACGCGAGGCAAGACCAATTTCGGAACACGGGTTCACCAGCAGGGGACTGCTCGAAGGAGAAAAGGGGGATTCGCGCCGTGCATGAGGCGAGGCGGCGATCACATTGGGAACTTGTGACCGGCCATCTGCTTCTGCCGCCTACTGCGCGATGCTTTCCTGCAATTGCCCAGGAGTTTCTTCCGTTTCATCAAATGGCAGTTGAAAGTTTCCAGCAACAACACCGGGAACTGTGATATCTTCATCCAAGGTTTCCCATCGTAACGCAAATCCATTCAATCGGAGAGTCACTTCTTGCAATTGCTCATCTGTTGCGTTCTTTAAGATCCGAAAACGATTCGCTGGAAAACCGATAATGCGTCCATCTGTAAGTTCGATATAGATGATTCGCCCTTCTGCCCACGCTCTTATGGCGGTTGGCTCAACACCAATTCCTGTTTCAACGGTGGTGGTGCTCATAATACTTTCCCATCAAAAGTTCACGATGCTGAAAAACGAGTTTTTCCATTCTCCGGATGATATGGGGCGCAACACCCTTATTCCGAGCAAGTCGGACAGGCGCTAGCCAAAATTTGCATTCACCATCGGGTGTCGCCACATGAATGTGAGGTGGCTCATTGCGTTCGTCAGAATAAAAATGAAATCGAAATGAGCCGATAATGAAAACTGTTGGTATTGTTTTGGTGATCAGAAGGCATTCGTCAGCTCA
This region includes:
- a CDS encoding GDP-mannose 4,6-dehydratase; amino-acid sequence: MQTSCSIKSKAILVTGGAGFIGSHLVDALLAGGAAAVVAVDNLFLGSLENLTQARQSSRFHFYREDAAELSALDHLITKHRVEVVFNLATKALLYSFTNPEGAYLVNVEIMATLLYLQRKGAFQTLIHCSSSEAYGSAQTFPMDESHPYAPATPYAAGKAAADLMALSYAHTFGADLAIIRPFNNYGPRQNCDRGLEAVIPLTAARLLRGEQPVIYGDGLQTRDFIFVADTVAGLIAAYEIPAARGQVMNLASGREISIAEVMRGICEYFGYDGPIEYRPARPADVRRHRGDIRRAQELLGFAPAVSFEEGLRHTLDWYTHVQPQERALATHAE
- a CDS encoding DUF4160 domain-containing protein → MPTVFIIGSFRFHFYSDERNEPPHIHVATPDGECKFWLAPVRLARNKGVAPHIIRRMEKLVFQHRELLMGKYYEHHHR
- a CDS encoding DegT/DnrJ/EryC1/StrS family aminotransferase — translated: MAGCGSESARFEKKLAELSHCEHAVAMNSCTSALFAALLALEIGPGDEVLVADFSFPASGMAVRHAGAQPRFVDVRLDTYNLDLDKLEALRTANTRAVMVVHTFGQMAPMRELQTWCRARGLALIEDAACAIGANHGGVAPGECADLACYSFHGRKIITTGEGGAVVTNNAALYRRLREISSLGVDASDKYKAGGPLRYRFHHLGYNFRMSDINCAIGLQQLRHLPALLERRQEFAALYRERLAGIAELTPPYADPDAFHTYQAFVCRVKEERLRDHLMAELKKQNIHTTIGTYAQHSEPVFASQEICPNSRQLYETTLALPFHSFLGKAQVEYVAEQVKRAVAERD
- a CDS encoding methionyl-tRNA formyltransferase; its protein translation is MSIVFFGTTDTGHHCLAQILRAGLPVSGMVTGLPEFEISYAPGKVQNLRHRSFQDLAEAFSIPQLTFQRKFDEAILRTLRQWQPQLLVVIGWYHLIPASVRALAPLGAVGVHWSLLPKYRGGSPLVWAMLQGEAETGASLFYLADKVDTGRIVAQEAVAIGADDDVRQMISKLNLLSGRLVVEHLPRVLQGSASSWPQDEAAATYFRPRAPADGEIDWRWPAQRLYDFIRAQTLPYPCAFTFHRGQRVRLVKATLSPRRGAHTAVRAGDGRWLGLETILAEEETEVRNARDFFGEDEIVFENPQAAQLS
- a CDS encoding DUF2442 domain-containing protein, whose product is MSTTTVETGIGVEPTAIRAWAEGRIIYIELTDGRIIGFPANRFRILKNATDEQLQEVTLRLNGFALRWETLDEDITVPGVVAGNFQLPFDETEETPGQLQESIAQ